One genomic segment of Agromyces intestinalis includes these proteins:
- the murD gene encoding UDP-N-acetylmuramoyl-L-alanine--D-glutamate ligase — MTASDAAASRLDSLTSWHADWAGLKVSVLGLGVTGFAVADTLTELGAEVLVLAPAPDDDRSRILDVIGARLVVDPLDGVPAELAAFGPDLVVASPGFHPDHPVLEWAGAEGVAVWGDIELAWRVRDKVSGAAEWILVTGTNGKTTTVQLAATFIAANGLRAAPCGNIGVPVLDAVRDPGGFDVFVVELSSYQLHHLPTSGPGAIHPLASVCLNLADDHLDWHGSFAAYAAAKAKVYENTKVACVYNRADEATRRMVEEAEVEEGARAIGFGLDTPGPSDFGVVEGILCDRAFLDERATAALEITTLDELAPRGLDAPHVVQNILAASALARAAGVPVGVIHDALAEFRLDAHRIETVAQAGGIRWIDDSKATNPHAAEASLRAFGQVVWIVGGLLKGVDADALVAAHVERLRAAIVIGRDRAALVAAFARHARDLPVFEVTATDTDAVMPEAVALAAAVAEEGDTVLLAPAAASMDQFADYADRGRRFHTAVRAMLGGEADGDTAQNGATEVRADEDGAPGDPA; from the coding sequence ATGACGGCATCGGATGCCGCAGCCTCGCGTCTCGACTCGTTGACGAGCTGGCACGCCGACTGGGCCGGGCTGAAGGTCTCGGTGCTCGGTCTCGGGGTCACCGGGTTCGCCGTCGCCGACACGCTCACCGAGCTCGGCGCCGAAGTGCTGGTGCTCGCGCCCGCACCCGACGACGATCGTTCGCGCATCCTCGACGTGATCGGCGCGCGACTCGTCGTCGACCCGCTCGACGGGGTTCCGGCCGAGCTGGCGGCATTCGGTCCTGATCTCGTGGTCGCCTCTCCCGGATTCCACCCCGACCACCCCGTGCTCGAGTGGGCGGGTGCCGAGGGCGTCGCCGTGTGGGGCGATATCGAGCTGGCGTGGCGGGTGCGCGACAAGGTCTCGGGTGCGGCCGAGTGGATCCTCGTCACCGGCACGAACGGCAAGACGACGACGGTGCAGCTCGCCGCGACGTTCATCGCCGCGAACGGACTGCGCGCCGCACCCTGCGGCAACATCGGCGTGCCCGTGCTCGACGCGGTGCGCGACCCGGGCGGGTTCGACGTGTTCGTGGTCGAGCTCTCGAGCTACCAGCTCCATCACCTGCCGACCAGCGGGCCCGGAGCGATCCATCCGCTCGCGAGCGTGTGCCTGAACCTCGCCGACGACCATCTCGACTGGCACGGCTCCTTCGCCGCGTACGCTGCCGCCAAGGCCAAGGTCTACGAGAATACGAAGGTCGCCTGCGTGTACAACCGCGCGGACGAGGCGACCCGCCGGATGGTCGAGGAGGCCGAGGTCGAGGAGGGCGCGCGAGCGATCGGCTTCGGGCTCGACACTCCTGGCCCGAGCGACTTCGGCGTCGTCGAGGGGATCCTCTGCGACCGCGCCTTCCTCGACGAGCGGGCGACGGCCGCCCTCGAAATCACGACGCTCGACGAACTCGCCCCGCGCGGCCTCGACGCCCCGCATGTCGTGCAGAACATCCTCGCGGCCAGTGCCCTCGCGCGTGCCGCGGGCGTGCCCGTCGGGGTCATCCACGACGCGCTGGCGGAGTTCCGCCTCGACGCCCACCGGATCGAGACCGTCGCGCAGGCCGGCGGCATCCGGTGGATCGACGACTCGAAGGCGACGAATCCGCACGCGGCCGAGGCGTCGCTGCGCGCGTTCGGTCAGGTCGTGTGGATCGTCGGCGGACTGCTCAAGGGTGTCGACGCCGACGCGCTCGTCGCCGCGCACGTCGAGCGTCTGCGCGCGGCGATCGTGATCGGCCGCGATCGCGCCGCGCTCGTGGCGGCCTTCGCCCGACACGCGCGCGATCTCCCCGTCTTCGAGGTGACGGCGACCGACACTGATGCTGTGATGCCCGAGGCGGTGGCACTGGCGGCGGCTGTCGCCGAGGAGGGCGACACCGTGCTCCTCGCGCCGGCCGCGGCATCCATGGACCAGTTCGCCGACTACGCCGACCGCGGTCGACGGTTCCACACGGCGGTTCGAGCGATGCTGGGAGGTGAGGCGGATGGCGACACCGCCCAGAACGGCGCGACCGAAGTCCGAGCGGACGAAGACGGCGCGCCG
- the mraY gene encoding phospho-N-acetylmuramoyl-pentapeptide-transferase, producing the protein MRALLSAGALSLAFTLFLTPLFIRLFTKLGWGQFIRDDGPQSHHVKRGTPTMGGIIFILGTLFGYFTATLLISNEPPTASGLLVLFMMVGLGIVGFVDDFLKTRKKQSLGLGGWAKIAGQVLIAGVFALLALQFPNEGGATPATTKISFIRDLPLDFMVFGSVVGIILYVVWICLLATAGSNGVNVTDGLDGLASGASILAIGSFVIIGFWQFNQSCFGENLNPSDEYRCYDVRDPLDLAIIATAIIGGLVGFLWWNTNPAHIYMGDTGSLALGGALVALAIFTRTELLLILIGGLFVIETGSVIVQRVYFKLTGGKRIFLMSPIHHHFELKGWAEVTIVVRFWIIAGLLAAAGVGAFYFEWLQR; encoded by the coding sequence ATGAGGGCACTGCTGAGCGCCGGAGCGTTGTCGCTCGCCTTCACGCTCTTCCTGACTCCGCTGTTCATCCGGCTCTTCACGAAGCTCGGGTGGGGGCAGTTCATCCGCGACGACGGCCCGCAGAGCCACCATGTCAAGCGCGGCACGCCCACCATGGGCGGCATCATCTTCATCCTGGGCACGCTGTTCGGATACTTCACGGCGACGTTGCTGATCTCGAACGAGCCGCCGACCGCGTCGGGCCTGCTCGTGCTGTTCATGATGGTGGGCCTCGGCATCGTCGGCTTCGTCGACGATTTCCTGAAGACCCGCAAGAAGCAGAGCCTCGGCCTCGGCGGCTGGGCGAAGATCGCGGGGCAGGTTCTGATCGCGGGTGTCTTCGCGCTGCTCGCGCTGCAGTTCCCGAACGAGGGCGGCGCGACGCCGGCGACGACGAAGATCTCATTCATCCGCGATCTGCCGCTGGATTTCATGGTGTTCGGCTCGGTCGTCGGCATCATCCTCTACGTGGTGTGGATCTGCCTGCTGGCCACGGCCGGCTCGAACGGCGTCAATGTCACCGACGGGCTCGACGGGCTGGCATCGGGCGCGTCGATCCTCGCGATCGGCTCGTTCGTCATCATCGGCTTCTGGCAGTTCAATCAGTCGTGCTTCGGCGAGAACCTCAACCCGTCCGATGAGTACCGCTGCTACGACGTGCGCGATCCCCTCGACCTTGCGATCATCGCGACCGCGATCATCGGCGGCCTGGTCGGGTTCCTGTGGTGGAACACCAACCCCGCCCATATCTACATGGGCGACACGGGCTCGCTCGCGCTCGGCGGTGCGCTCGTCGCGCTCGCGATCTTCACCCGCACCGAGCTGCTGCTGATTCTGATCGGCGGCCTGTTCGTCATCGAGACGGGGTCGGTGATCGTGCAGCGCGTGTACTTCAAGCTCACCGGCGGCAAACGGATCTTCCTCATGAGTCCGATCCACCATCACTTCGAGCTGAAGGGGTGGGCCGAGGTCACGATCGTGGTGCGCTTCTGGATCATCGCGGGCCTGCTCGCGGCCGCGGGCGTCGGTGCGTTCTACTTCGAGTGGCTCCAGCGATGA
- a CDS encoding UDP-N-acetylmuramoyl-tripeptide--D-alanyl-D-alanine ligase: MIALTLAEIADAVGGALHLDGSDAAPETSVGGAVTTDSREVEPGGLFFAKRGEFDDGHRFAPAAVERGAALLVVEHALDLPVAQVVVADTVDALGALATEVVRRVRALGRMRVVGVTGSNGKTTTKNLLRTILEAEGPTVASRKSFNNEVGGPITMLEVTEETEFLVAEMGASGVGEIARLVRMARPDVGIVLKVGLAHAGEFGGIEQTVRAKSEMVTDLLPTDVAVLNADDPRVAPMAALTAARVVFFGLGDDADVRATDLVVHARGTEFTIAAGEASARVRFGVLGEHHVANALAASAAALQLGVSLDHIAAALETVTLAEHGRMEVLGGRDDITIINDAYNASPDSMAAALKTLAQVRRPEARTFAVLGEMSELGEFSGEEHDRIGLLAVRLGISQLVVVGQGARRLHISAINEGSWDGESAYVESADEAYDLVVSKVRPGDTVLVKSSNAAGLRFLAERLGEWFA, encoded by the coding sequence ATGATCGCGCTCACGCTCGCCGAGATCGCCGACGCCGTCGGCGGCGCACTGCACCTCGACGGTTCGGATGCTGCGCCCGAGACGTCGGTCGGCGGCGCGGTCACGACCGACTCCCGGGAGGTCGAGCCGGGCGGGTTGTTCTTCGCCAAGCGGGGCGAGTTCGACGACGGCCACCGGTTCGCACCGGCCGCCGTCGAGCGCGGCGCAGCGCTGCTCGTGGTCGAGCATGCGCTCGACCTGCCCGTCGCGCAGGTCGTGGTCGCCGACACCGTCGATGCGCTCGGCGCGCTCGCGACCGAGGTCGTGCGACGGGTGCGGGCGCTCGGCCGCATGCGCGTGGTGGGCGTCACCGGCTCGAACGGTAAGACGACCACGAAGAACCTGCTGCGCACCATCCTCGAGGCCGAAGGGCCGACGGTCGCGTCGCGCAAGAGCTTCAACAATGAGGTCGGCGGCCCGATCACGATGCTCGAGGTGACCGAGGAAACCGAGTTCCTGGTCGCGGAGATGGGCGCCTCGGGCGTCGGTGAGATCGCCCGCCTGGTGCGGATGGCCCGACCCGACGTCGGCATCGTGCTGAAGGTCGGCCTCGCGCACGCCGGCGAGTTCGGCGGCATCGAGCAGACCGTCCGTGCCAAGAGCGAGATGGTCACCGACCTGCTGCCGACCGATGTCGCGGTGCTGAACGCCGACGACCCGCGGGTGGCGCCGATGGCGGCGCTCACGGCCGCACGCGTCGTCTTCTTCGGCCTCGGCGACGATGCCGATGTGCGTGCGACCGACCTGGTCGTGCACGCGCGCGGCACCGAGTTCACCATCGCGGCGGGCGAGGCATCCGCTCGGGTGCGCTTCGGCGTGCTGGGCGAGCATCATGTCGCGAACGCGCTGGCTGCGTCCGCCGCCGCCCTGCAACTCGGCGTGAGCCTCGACCACATCGCCGCAGCCCTCGAGACGGTGACGCTCGCCGAGCACGGCCGCATGGAGGTGCTGGGCGGGCGCGACGACATCACCATCATCAACGACGCCTACAATGCGAGCCCCGACTCGATGGCGGCCGCGCTGAAGACGCTCGCACAGGTGCGCCGCCCCGAGGCGCGCACCTTCGCGGTGCTCGGCGAGATGAGCGAGCTCGGCGAGTTCTCGGGTGAGGAGCACGACCGTATCGGGCTGCTCGCCGTGCGGCTCGGCATCTCGCAGCTCGTGGTGGTCGGCCAGGGCGCGAGGCGCCTGCACATCTCGGCGATCAACGAGGGCTCATGGGACGGCGAGTCCGCCTACGTCGAGTCCGCCGACGAGGCGTACGACCTCGTCGTGTCCAAGGTGCGCCCCGGCGACACCGTGCTGGTGAAATCGTCGAACGCGGCGGGTCTGCGTTTTCTGGCCGAACGATTGGGAGAATGGTTCGCATGA
- a CDS encoding Mur ligase family protein produces the protein MTGSPPSALRPQHPSPRSLRGLAEAFGLEVRGEIADLEVTGAALASGQVQGGDLYVGVPGRHAHGADFAAAAAENGAVAILTDSDGAARAAAAAPELPVLVTPDARAALGAVAAWIHRTDEQSATLYAVTGTNGKTSVVYLIYGLLRQLGLGAGLTSTAERRIGDEAVTSGLTTPEASELHALLARAAEVDVRGFGVEVSAQALTRHRVDGLVFDVAGFTNLTHDHLDDYSSMEEYYEAKRELFTPERARRGVVTVDSEWGRRLVGESRIPVTTLTTLPDVEADWRVTVIDETAAATTFRVDAPDGRALTTSVPLIGWYMAANAALAIAMLVEGGIDLDRIAQAVERDDGIPAYIPGRVERVSGDRGPLVFIDYGHTPDAFLQTLRALRPLVPGRVIMLFGADGDRDTTKRAEMGAIAARGADIVVVTDFHPRTEDPAAIRAQLIAGARAAAPDRELHEVPDPREALRRAISLAGQGDVILYAGPGHEDYHEVNGVKLPYSARDDARQALRDAGWPA, from the coding sequence GTGACCGGATCGCCACCGTCGGCACTCCGGCCGCAGCACCCGAGCCCACGTTCGCTCCGCGGTCTCGCGGAGGCGTTCGGTCTCGAGGTGCGCGGCGAGATCGCCGACCTCGAGGTGACCGGCGCCGCATTGGCGTCGGGGCAGGTGCAGGGCGGCGACCTCTACGTCGGCGTACCGGGCCGGCACGCCCACGGTGCCGACTTCGCCGCGGCCGCGGCCGAGAACGGTGCGGTCGCGATCCTCACCGACTCCGACGGCGCCGCACGAGCCGCGGCCGCAGCGCCCGAGCTGCCGGTGCTCGTCACGCCCGACGCGCGGGCCGCCCTCGGCGCGGTCGCCGCGTGGATCCACCGCACCGACGAGCAGTCCGCGACCCTGTACGCGGTGACCGGCACGAACGGCAAGACGAGCGTCGTATACCTGATCTACGGCCTGCTGCGCCAGCTCGGCCTCGGTGCGGGACTCACGTCGACCGCCGAGCGCCGCATCGGCGATGAGGCCGTCACGAGCGGCCTCACGACTCCCGAGGCGAGCGAGCTGCACGCCCTGCTGGCGCGGGCCGCCGAGGTCGACGTGCGGGGCTTCGGCGTCGAGGTGTCTGCCCAGGCGCTCACGCGTCACCGCGTCGACGGGCTCGTGTTCGACGTCGCCGGGTTCACCAACTTGACGCACGACCATCTCGACGATTACTCCTCGATGGAGGAGTACTACGAGGCCAAGCGCGAGCTGTTCACCCCCGAGCGGGCGCGCCGGGGCGTCGTCACGGTCGACTCCGAGTGGGGGCGGCGGCTCGTCGGCGAATCGCGGATCCCCGTCACGACGCTGACGACGCTGCCCGACGTCGAGGCCGACTGGCGGGTCACGGTCATCGACGAGACGGCTGCGGCGACCACGTTCCGCGTCGACGCGCCCGACGGCCGCGCGCTCACCACGAGCGTGCCGCTCATCGGCTGGTACATGGCCGCGAACGCGGCGCTCGCGATCGCGATGCTCGTCGAGGGCGGCATCGACCTCGACCGCATCGCACAGGCCGTCGAGCGCGACGACGGCATCCCGGCGTACATCCCGGGCCGTGTCGAGCGCGTGTCGGGCGACCGTGGCCCGCTCGTCTTCATCGATTACGGGCACACGCCCGACGCCTTCCTGCAGACGCTGCGTGCGCTCCGCCCGCTCGTGCCCGGGCGGGTGATCATGCTGTTCGGCGCCGATGGCGACCGCGACACCACCAAGCGCGCCGAGATGGGCGCGATCGCCGCGCGCGGCGCCGACATCGTGGTCGTCACCGACTTCCATCCCCGCACCGAAGACCCCGCCGCGATTCGTGCGCAACTGATCGCCGGCGCCCGTGCCGCGGCGCCCGACCGCGAGCTGCACGAGGTGCCCGACCCCCGCGAGGCGCTGCGCCGTGCGATCTCGCTCGCCGGCCAGGGCGACGTGATCCTGTACGCCGGCCCCGGCCACGAGGACTACCACGAGGTGAACGGCGTGAAGCTCCCCTATTCGGCGCGCGACGACGCCCGGCAGGCCCTGCGCGACGCGGGGTGGCCGGCATGA
- a CDS encoding peptidoglycan D,D-transpeptidase FtsI family protein, with protein sequence MNRTAKHPMRRIIVTALVLVAMVGLFIVRLVDIQVVRAAELNEDALDIRSRTEQVFGTRGEIVDANGVVLADSVMRYDIALSPKQARSGPFTREVDDPDHPGETKIIDVPIEQSAAEIAEVFGRTPADVLKLIDDALAANPDSDFEYVARLVDTETFEQVRALGIPWLVPHEHPARRYPNGAVAGNLIGFTDIDGVPQAGLEEAADECLASEDGKVRSLRSLKDWVTIPGSEQVVKKARDGGTLQLTIDADLQYAVQRIAEAQVQATGAAWATVTVMEAKTGRLLAVADVPTVDPNDPTSVDSDDRGSRAFTAPFEPGSTFKALTAASVLDAGQGEPGVTADYRYIAPNGADVNDSFFHDATNYTLTGVLIDSSNTGMSLFGERLSDRVRYDYMRGFGLGEETEVGFPGEETGDLHGDPDEWDNQTKYATMFGQGLTTTAVQIASLYQTIANGGVRMPVTLVEGCTQPDGEVTAAPDGTGRRVISEQAAKQTSEMLEQVYLHGWLADEWNIPGYRVAAKTGTAQVSDGAGGYSGDYLVSVSGFAPADDPQFVVSVSLASPVKMNSSAASAPVFRDVMSQVLKKYRTVPSGAPAPELPATW encoded by the coding sequence ATGAACCGCACCGCCAAGCACCCGATGCGGCGCATCATCGTCACCGCACTGGTGCTCGTCGCGATGGTGGGACTGTTCATCGTGCGACTCGTCGACATCCAGGTGGTGCGCGCGGCCGAGCTCAACGAGGACGCACTCGACATCCGCTCGCGCACCGAGCAGGTGTTCGGCACGCGAGGCGAGATCGTCGACGCGAACGGGGTGGTGCTCGCCGACAGTGTGATGCGCTACGACATCGCGCTCTCGCCGAAGCAGGCGAGGTCGGGGCCGTTCACGCGCGAGGTGGACGACCCCGACCACCCGGGCGAGACGAAGATCATCGACGTGCCGATCGAGCAATCGGCGGCCGAGATCGCCGAGGTGTTCGGGCGCACGCCGGCCGATGTCCTCAAGCTCATCGACGACGCGCTCGCAGCGAACCCCGACTCCGATTTCGAGTACGTCGCGCGACTCGTCGACACCGAGACCTTCGAACAGGTGCGAGCCCTCGGTATCCCGTGGCTGGTGCCGCACGAGCATCCGGCCCGCCGCTACCCGAACGGCGCGGTGGCCGGCAACCTGATCGGCTTCACCGACATCGACGGCGTGCCGCAGGCGGGGCTCGAGGAGGCGGCCGACGAGTGCCTCGCCAGCGAAGACGGAAAGGTCCGGTCGCTGCGGAGCCTCAAAGACTGGGTGACCATCCCGGGCAGTGAGCAGGTCGTGAAGAAGGCACGAGACGGAGGCACGCTGCAGCTCACGATCGATGCCGACCTGCAGTACGCGGTGCAGCGTATCGCCGAGGCGCAAGTGCAGGCGACCGGCGCGGCGTGGGCGACCGTGACCGTGATGGAGGCGAAGACCGGGCGGCTGCTCGCCGTTGCCGACGTGCCGACCGTCGATCCCAACGACCCGACGAGCGTCGACTCCGACGATCGCGGCTCGCGGGCGTTCACCGCGCCGTTCGAGCCTGGCTCGACGTTCAAGGCGCTGACCGCGGCGTCGGTGCTCGACGCCGGCCAGGGCGAGCCCGGCGTCACGGCCGACTATCGGTACATCGCGCCGAACGGCGCCGACGTCAACGACAGCTTCTTCCACGACGCGACCAACTACACGCTGACCGGCGTGCTCATCGACTCGTCGAACACGGGCATGTCGCTGTTCGGCGAGCGGTTGAGCGACCGGGTGCGCTACGACTACATGCGGGGGTTCGGCCTCGGCGAGGAGACCGAGGTGGGGTTCCCGGGTGAGGAGACCGGCGACCTGCACGGCGACCCCGATGAGTGGGACAACCAGACCAAGTACGCGACGATGTTCGGTCAGGGACTCACCACGACCGCCGTGCAGATCGCGAGCCTCTACCAAACCATCGCGAACGGCGGTGTGCGGATGCCGGTCACCCTCGTCGAGGGGTGCACCCAGCCCGACGGCGAGGTGACCGCAGCCCCCGACGGCACCGGCCGACGCGTGATCTCCGAGCAGGCGGCGAAGCAGACCTCCGAGATGCTCGAGCAGGTGTACCTGCACGGCTGGCTCGCCGACGAGTGGAACATCCCCGGGTACCGCGTCGCGGCGAAGACGGGTACCGCTCAGGTGTCCGACGGCGCAGGGGGGTACTCGGGCGACTACCTCGTCTCGGTATCGGGTTTCGCCCCCGCAGACGACCCGCAGTTCGTGGTTTCGGTGAGTCTCGCCTCTCCCGTTAAGATGAACTCGTCCGCCGCATCCGCCCCCGTCTTCCGAGACGTGATGAGCCAGGTGCTGAAGAAGTATCGGACCGTTCCATCCGGCGCTCCGGCGCCCGAGCTGCCAGCCACCTGGTGA